The Rhinolophus sinicus isolate RSC01 linkage group LG09, ASM3656204v1, whole genome shotgun sequence genome includes a window with the following:
- the PMAIP1 gene encoding phorbol-12-myristate-13-acetate-induced protein 1 — translation MPGRKARKNAQPSPPRAPAELEVECAIQFRRIGDKLSFRQKLLNLISKLFRSGT, via the exons ATGCCTGGGAGGAAGGCGCGTAAGAACGCGCAGCCGAGCCCACCGCGGGCCCCGGCAG aGCTCGAAGTTGAGTGTGCCATTCAATTCAGGAGAATTGGAGACAAACTGAGTTTCCGGCAGAAACTTCTGAATCTAATATCCAAACTCTTCCGCTCAGGAACCTGA